One window from the genome of Pseudomonadota bacterium encodes:
- a CDS encoding DNA polymerase III subunit delta', which produces MDNLAFDLPEEDNSLPPPQANMLLLGHDKAEKLLAKEIAAGRLPHALMIAGPKGIGKATLAFRLARYLLAGKAEEDASGLFGDAAPAESLAVDAEDRAAKLVAAGSHPNLFYIRPTDIDSIKNTKRANPFIGVSEARITRDFLSHTPSEKGWRVVLIDGAEDMRLDAQNALLKTLEEPPAKTVIILVTTAPGRFLPTVHSRCRMLPLTGLSDADMECLLDRALPDLSKEEKSGLLALADGSIGEALSLHETGGAEIYQDILSLLSGFSEADAHKLAAELAAKKDRFPLFMEILLKILSRAAKQTLVDAETGFTQKAPQKWFKIWEDVKACYESCDYANLDRQTACLRIFDLIRS; this is translated from the coding sequence ATGGATAATCTCGCTTTTGATCTGCCCGAAGAAGATAACAGCCTGCCCCCGCCGCAGGCGAATATGCTGTTGCTTGGGCATGATAAGGCCGAAAAATTGCTGGCAAAGGAGATTGCCGCGGGCCGCCTTCCCCATGCGCTGATGATCGCGGGGCCGAAAGGTATCGGTAAAGCAACGCTGGCTTTCCGGCTGGCGCGTTACCTGCTGGCAGGCAAGGCGGAGGAAGATGCCAGCGGCTTATTCGGTGATGCCGCTCCCGCTGAATCGCTGGCGGTTGATGCGGAAGACCGCGCCGCGAAACTGGTCGCGGCAGGCAGCCACCCCAATCTTTTCTACATCCGGCCGACGGATATCGACAGTATTAAAAACACAAAACGCGCCAACCCCTTTATCGGCGTTAGCGAGGCACGCATTACCCGTGACTTCCTGTCCCATACCCCGTCGGAAAAAGGATGGCGTGTCGTGCTGATCGACGGCGCGGAAGATATGCGCCTTGATGCGCAAAACGCGCTGCTGAAAACGCTGGAAGAACCGCCTGCCAAGACCGTTATTATCCTTGTTACCACCGCCCCCGGCCGCTTTCTGCCGACCGTGCATTCGCGCTGCCGTATGCTGCCGCTGACCGGCCTGTCTGATGCGGATATGGAATGCCTGCTTGACCGCGCCCTGCCCGATCTGTCCAAGGAAGAAAAATCCGGCCTGCTGGCGCTGGCTGATGGCAGTATCGGCGAGGCCTTATCATTACATGAAACAGGCGGCGCGGAAATCTATCAGGATATTCTGTCCCTGCTTTCCGGTTTCTCCGAGGCCGATGCGCATAAGCTGGCGGCGGAACTGGCGGCAAAAAAAGACCGCTTTCCGCTGTTTATGGAGATTTTGCTGAAAATTCTGTCCCGCGCCGCCAAGCAAACACTGGTCGATGCGGAAACGGGTTTCACACAGAAAGCGCCGCAAAAATGGTTCAAAATATGGGAAGATGTGAAAGCCTGTTATGAATCCTGCGACTATGCTAATCTTGACCGGCAGACAGCCTGTCTGAGAATTTTCGATCTTATCCGCAGCTAG
- a CDS encoding methionine--tRNA ligase produces the protein MTDNKKSYYITTPIYYVNDKPHLGHAYTTVACDVLARFKRLDGYDVKFLTGTDEHGLKIYQTAEKQGITPQELTDRVSVNFREMGALMNISNDRFIRTTDPAHKKAAQAIWQKMQDNGDIYLDKYAGWYSVRDEAFYSEDEITEDENGEKLSPFGSPCEWTEEESYFFKLSAWEEKLLAFYDANPDFILPPSRRNEVVSFVKGGLRDLSISRTTFDWGVKVPGDEKHVMYVWVDALTNYISALGYPDTAAEDFQKFWPADLHMVGKDILRFHAVYWPAFLMSAGIELPKRIFAHGWWTAEGKKMSKSVGNVIVPAEAVEKYGLDQLRYFILREVPFGNDGDFSHDAMVGRMNSDLANNLGNLAQRSLSMIAKNCDGKIPAAGAFTDEDTALLKACGTELLDALRKELDGQMFHKALETVWRVLNDANAYIDAQAPWTLKKTDPARMATVLYVVAETVRNIGILLQPVMPESTAKLLDLLALSENERSFAFIGADHALKTGTELPTPQGVFPRYVEETEAA, from the coding sequence ATGACCGATAATAAAAAAAGCTATTACATCACCACGCCGATCTATTACGTCAATGACAAGCCGCATCTGGGGCACGCCTATACGACTGTGGCCTGTGACGTGCTGGCGCGTTTCAAACGGCTGGACGGATATGATGTCAAATTTCTGACCGGCACGGATGAACACGGGTTAAAAATTTACCAGACCGCAGAAAAACAGGGGATCACCCCGCAGGAGCTGACCGACCGCGTTTCCGTCAATTTCCGCGAAATGGGCGCGTTGATGAATATTTCCAATGACCGGTTCATCCGCACCACCGACCCCGCACATAAAAAAGCCGCGCAGGCGATCTGGCAAAAAATGCAGGATAACGGCGATATCTATCTGGATAAATATGCCGGCTGGTATTCGGTGCGTGACGAGGCCTTTTACAGTGAAGATGAAATCACCGAGGACGAAAACGGTGAAAAACTCAGCCCCTTCGGCAGCCCTTGCGAATGGACGGAAGAGGAAAGCTATTTCTTTAAGCTCTCGGCATGGGAGGAGAAACTGCTGGCTTTCTATGACGCCAATCCCGATTTTATTCTGCCGCCCTCCCGCCGGAATGAAGTCGTCAGTTTTGTCAAAGGCGGGCTGCGCGATTTGTCGATCAGCCGCACAACCTTTGACTGGGGTGTGAAAGTCCCCGGTGATGAGAAACATGTCATGTATGTCTGGGTTGACGCGCTGACCAATTATATCAGCGCCCTCGGCTATCCCGATACAGCGGCAGAGGATTTTCAAAAATTCTGGCCTGCCGATCTGCATATGGTCGGCAAGGATATTCTGCGTTTTCACGCGGTTTACTGGCCGGCCTTTTTAATGTCTGCAGGTATTGAATTGCCCAAGCGTATTTTTGCCCATGGCTGGTGGACGGCGGAAGGCAAGAAAATGTCGAAATCCGTCGGCAATGTCATCGTCCCCGCCGAAGCGGTGGAAAAATACGGGCTGGATCAGCTGCGTTATTTCATCCTGCGTGAAGTGCCGTTCGGCAATGACGGTGATTTTTCCCATGATGCGATGGTCGGACGCATGAACAGCGATCTTGCCAATAATCTCGGCAATCTCGCCCAGCGCAGCCTGTCGATGATCGCCAAAAACTGCGACGGTAAAATCCCCGCAGCAGGCGCTTTCACAGACGAAGACACCGCTCTGCTGAAAGCCTGCGGCACGGAATTACTGGATGCACTGCGCAAGGAGCTTGACGGACAAATGTTCCACAAAGCGCTGGAAACGGTCTGGCGTGTATTGAATGATGCCAATGCCTATATTGACGCGCAGGCGCCATGGACATTAAAAAAGACCGACCCCGCGCGGATGGCAACCGTGCTTTATGTTGTTGCTGAAACCGTGCGCAATATCGGTATTCTGCTGCAGCCGGTGATGCCGGAAAGCACGGCGAAACTTCTCGACCTGCTCGCGCTGTCTGAAAATGAACGCAGCTTCGCCTTTATCGGCGCAGATCACGCGCTGAAAACAGGCACGGAACTCCCGACCCCGCAGGGCGTGTTCCCGCGCTATGTCGAAGAGACCGAAGCCGCGTAA
- a CDS encoding multidrug efflux SMR transporter, with the protein MSWFYLIIAGILEVVWAYAMKQSYGFSRPMPTFITLVTMLGSFTLLAMAMRSIPLGTAYTIWTGIGAVGAFLVGIALLAEPVNIVRILAAVLIVSGLVLMKISSA; encoded by the coding sequence ATGTCCTGGTTCTATCTTATTATTGCCGGTATTCTTGAGGTTGTCTGGGCTTATGCGATGAAGCAGTCCTACGGTTTCAGCCGGCCTATGCCGACATTTATTACATTGGTGACAATGCTGGGCAGTTTCACGCTGCTGGCGATGGCAATGCGCAGTATTCCGCTGGGCACGGCTTATACGATCTGGACGGGAATTGGAGCTGTCGGCGCTTTCCTTGTCGGGATCGCTTTACTGGCCGAGCCTGTGAATATTGTGAGAATCCTTGCGGCTGTTCTTATTGTGTCGGGGCTTGTTCTGATGAAAATATCAAGCGCCTGA
- a CDS encoding MaoC family dehydratase, whose translation MEQVENKNTDYYYLDDFKAGQIFTAGPVDVSRAAIKEYAAQYDPQFFHLDEEAAKDSVFGTLVASGWHTASLSMRLFTMACPNIYGGMIGRTIENLSWPRPVYPDDKLTVECLVKDVTPSKSKPHLGVVKMLNTTKNQNGDPVQTADIVMFVPVKS comes from the coding sequence ATGGAACAGGTTGAAAATAAAAACACGGATTATTATTATCTGGATGATTTTAAAGCGGGGCAGATTTTTACGGCAGGTCCCGTCGATGTGTCACGCGCGGCGATCAAGGAATATGCCGCGCAATATGACCCGCAATTTTTCCATCTGGATGAGGAGGCGGCAAAGGACTCCGTTTTTGGCACATTGGTTGCCAGCGGCTGGCATACCGCCAGCCTGTCGATGCGTCTTTTTACCATGGCCTGCCCGAACATCTACGGCGGCATGATCGGGCGGACGATTGAAAATCTCAGCTGGCCGCGCCCCGTTTATCCCGATGACAAATTGACGGTGGAATGTCTGGTCAAAGATGTGACACCGTCAAAATCGAAACCGCATCTGGGTGTTGTCAAAATGCTGAACACCACCAAAAACCAGAACGGCGATCCGGTGCAGACCGCGGATATTGTGATGTTTGTGCCTGTGAAATCCTGA
- a CDS encoding OmpA family protein → MTRLHKLLSVTAVLLLAACSGGMPGFSTIKVGNELEALNNAQAIGSPFTKHLTGEYRDYANQEFTEYDHADSLHFARKGLATAAGETVMPEVLDDWDLDRPHIVEMSSARAQLVDVLENGGRDIAAQLAATAQARFDCWVEEQEEDWQTEVTHCRNEFYNALRELQSLVEPEPYVEPAPAPVTVAEEPVRTPVPLEQALFLVFFDWDKSDITDSATDVIDAIVKEVMSRDDVNKIKINGHTDSSGSDRYNDKLSKKRAEAIRDALVARGIDPTMVSVESSGEKDLLVKTADNVREPANRRAQISLE, encoded by the coding sequence ATGACGAGGTTACACAAACTGCTTTCCGTTACCGCGGTTCTGCTGCTTGCAGCATGTTCAGGCGGCATGCCGGGTTTCTCGACCATCAAGGTCGGCAACGAGCTCGAAGCCCTGAACAACGCCCAGGCAATCGGATCGCCTTTCACAAAGCATCTGACCGGCGAATACCGCGATTACGCAAATCAGGAATTCACCGAATATGATCATGCTGATTCGCTGCATTTCGCCCGCAAAGGTCTGGCAACGGCCGCAGGTGAAACCGTCATGCCCGAAGTTCTGGATGACTGGGATCTGGATCGTCCGCATATCGTCGAAATGAGCTCCGCCCGCGCACAGCTGGTTGACGTTCTTGAAAACGGCGGCCGTGATATCGCGGCACAGCTGGCAGCCACCGCACAGGCACGTTTCGACTGCTGGGTGGAAGAGCAGGAAGAAGACTGGCAGACGGAAGTCACCCATTGCCGCAACGAATTTTACAACGCTCTGCGCGAATTGCAGTCGCTGGTCGAGCCCGAGCCTTATGTCGAGCCCGCACCTGCACCTGTGACGGTTGCGGAAGAGCCGGTTCGCACACCGGTTCCGCTGGAACAGGCTTTGTTCCTCGTCTTCTTTGACTGGGATAAGAGCGATATCACAGATAGCGCAACGGATGTTATCGACGCCATCGTCAAAGAGGTTATGAGCCGTGACGACGTCAATAAAATCAAAATCAACGGCCACACCGATAGCTCGGGTAGTGACCGCTATAACGACAAATTGTCCAAGAAACGTGCCGAAGCCATCCGTGATGCGCTGGTTGCACGCGGCATTGACCCGACCATGGTCTCTGTCGAATCAAGCGGTGAAAAAGACCTCTTGGTTAAAACAGCCGACAATGTGCGTGAACCGGCAAACCGCCGCGCACAAATCAGTCTGGAATAA
- a CDS encoding ribonucleoside-diphosphate reductase subunit alpha — protein sequence MFDIAQIEKGTTVKVDRSRDEFLTEFGKATLEDRYLMPGEDFQDLFARVATYYGDDSAHAQRLYDYASKLWFMPATPILSNGGLDRGLPISCFLNECDDSLHGIVDLWNENVWLASRGGGIGSYWGNLRAIGEKVGTNGKTSGIVPFIRVQDSMTLAISQGSLRRGSAAAYLPVHHPEIEEFLEMRRPTGGDPNRKALNLHHGILITDAFMRAVERDEDWALLSPKDNSVQDRVRARDLWIRILTARIETGEPYLVFIDHVNRAIPDHHKMAGLEVKMSNLCSEITLPTGIDSDGQNRTAVCCLSSLNLEKYDEWENDPRFIEDIMRMLDNVLEDFIKKAPDQMMRAKYSAMRERSVGLGVMGFHSFLQAKMMPFEGVMAKVWNKRMFKHIRSQADAASIKLAKERGACPDAKEYGIEERFSNKMAVAPTASISIICGGTSPGIEPIAANAFTHKTLSGSFPVKNRHLEMILEEKGMNNEDVWNDIFTHEGSVQHLDFLSDDEKDVFKTAFELDQRWVIEHAADRAPFICQAQSLNVFLPGNVHKRDLHQIHWMAWKKGVKSLYYCRSKSIQRAETAHSVQGEERLLEVLAEEAGAIAPPQSSGPDYEECLSCQ from the coding sequence ATGTTTGATATTGCCCAGATTGAGAAGGGAACAACCGTTAAGGTCGACCGCAGCCGTGACGAATTTTTGACGGAATTCGGCAAGGCGACGCTGGAAGACCGTTATCTGATGCCCGGCGAAGATTTTCAGGATCTTTTTGCACGTGTTGCGACTTATTACGGTGATGATTCCGCCCATGCGCAGCGTCTTTACGACTATGCATCCAAATTATGGTTCATGCCCGCCACCCCTATCCTGAGCAATGGCGGCCTTGACCGCGGCTTGCCGATCTCCTGCTTTCTGAATGAATGCGATGACAGCCTGCACGGCATTGTCGATTTGTGGAATGAAAATGTCTGGCTTGCCTCGCGCGGCGGCGGCATCGGCTCTTATTGGGGCAATCTGCGCGCCATCGGCGAAAAAGTCGGCACCAACGGAAAAACATCCGGCATCGTTCCCTTTATCCGCGTACAGGATTCCATGACGCTGGCGATCAGCCAGGGCAGTCTGCGCCGCGGCTCTGCCGCCGCTTATCTGCCGGTGCATCACCCTGAAATCGAGGAATTCCTTGAAATGCGCCGTCCGACCGGCGGTGACCCGAACCGGAAAGCCCTGAACCTGCATCACGGTATTCTAATTACCGACGCCTTTATGCGTGCAGTCGAACGTGACGAGGACTGGGCATTACTGAGCCCGAAAGATAACAGCGTGCAGGATCGTGTCCGCGCCCGTGATTTGTGGATCCGCATCCTGACGGCACGGATTGAAACCGGCGAACCGTATCTGGTCTTTATCGATCATGTCAACCGCGCCATTCCCGACCATCATAAAATGGCCGGTCTGGAAGTAAAAATGTCGAATCTGTGCAGCGAAATCACGCTGCCGACGGGTATCGACAGCGACGGACAAAACCGGACGGCGGTCTGCTGCCTGTCCTCCCTGAATCTTGAGAAATACGACGAGTGGGAAAACGACCCGCGCTTTATCGAAGACATCATGCGCATGCTGGACAATGTGCTGGAAGATTTCATCAAAAAAGCGCCCGACCAGATGATGCGCGCAAAATATTCCGCAATGCGCGAGCGCTCGGTCGGACTCGGCGTCATGGGCTTCCACTCCTTCCTGCAGGCCAAGATGATGCCGTTTGAAGGCGTGATGGCAAAAGTCTGGAACAAGCGTATGTTCAAACATATCCGCAGCCAAGCCGATGCCGCTTCCATCAAACTGGCGAAAGAACGCGGTGCCTGCCCGGATGCGAAGGAATACGGTATCGAGGAGCGTTTCTCCAACAAGATGGCCGTTGCCCCGACAGCGTCAATTTCGATCATCTGCGGCGGAACCTCGCCGGGGATCGAGCCGATTGCCGCCAATGCCTTCACGCATAAAACCCTGTCCGGTTCCTTCCCCGTAAAGAACCGCCATCTGGAAATGATTCTGGAGGAAAAAGGCATGAATAACGAAGATGTCTGGAATGATATCTTCACCCATGAAGGCTCGGTACAGCATCTCGACTTCCTGTCCGATGACGAAAAAGACGTCTTTAAAACCGCTTTTGAACTCGATCAGCGCTGGGTGATCGAACATGCCGCCGACCGTGCGCCTTTCATCTGTCAGGCACAGTCGCTGAATGTCTTCCTGCCCGGTAATGTTCACAAACGTGATCTGCACCAGATTCACTGGATGGCGTGGAAAAAAGGCGTGAAAAGCCTCTATTACTGCCGCTCGAAATCCATCCAGCGCGCGGAAACGGCGCATAGCGTGCAGGGCGAGGAACGGCTGCTGGAAGTGCTTGCCGAAGAAGCCGGCGCGATTGCACCACCGCAAAGTAGCGGGCCTGATTACGAGGAATGTCTTTCCTGCCAGTAA
- a CDS encoding ribonucleotide-diphosphate reductase subunit beta codes for MSRLLTENHVYKPFHYPWAYEAWLMQQRLHWLPEEVPLAEDVRDWKNKLTAAERNLLTQIFRFFTQADVEVNNCYMQYYSQVFKPTEIRMMIAAFSNIETVHIAAYSHLLDTIGMPETEYSAFMKYKEMKDKYDYMQNFNMDSKEDIALTMAVFGAFTEGLQLFASFAILMNFPRFNKMKGMGQIITWSVRDETLHTLSVIRLFKTFIDENPEIWTEKLQNQIYDACKTIVTHEDAFIDLAFEQGGIEGLEAAEVKQYIRYIGDRRLTQLGLKAIYHIEKNPLPWMDAILNGVEHTNFFENRATEYSKASTEGSWEEAFEDKVFQTA; via the coding sequence ATGTCAAGACTGCTGACGGAAAATCACGTCTATAAACCCTTCCATTACCCATGGGCCTATGAGGCATGGCTGATGCAGCAGCGTCTGCACTGGCTGCCCGAGGAAGTGCCGCTGGCCGAAGACGTGCGTGACTGGAAAAACAAGCTGACAGCTGCGGAGCGCAACCTGCTGACGCAGATTTTCCGCTTTTTCACGCAAGCCGATGTCGAGGTCAATAACTGCTATATGCAATATTACAGTCAGGTCTTCAAACCGACGGAAATCCGGATGATGATCGCGGCGTTCTCGAACATCGAAACCGTTCATATCGCAGCTTACAGTCACCTTTTGGACACCATCGGAATGCCGGAAACCGAATATTCCGCCTTTATGAAATATAAGGAAATGAAGGACAAATACGACTATATGCAGAACTTTAATATGGATTCCAAGGAAGATATCGCCCTGACAATGGCGGTCTTCGGTGCTTTCACGGAAGGATTACAGCTCTTTGCCTCATTCGCCATTTTGATGAATTTCCCGCGCTTTAACAAAATGAAGGGCATGGGGCAGATCATCACATGGTCGGTGCGGGATGAAACCCTGCACACGCTGTCGGTCATCAGGCTGTTTAAAACCTTCATTGATGAAAATCCGGAAATCTGGACAGAAAAACTGCAAAACCAGATTTACGATGCCTGCAAAACCATTGTCACGCATGAAGACGCCTTCATCGACCTTGCTTTCGAGCAGGGCGGCATCGAAGGTCTGGAAGCAGCGGAGGTGAAACAATATATCCGCTATATCGGTGACCGCCGTCTGACGCAGCTTGGCCTGAAAGCAATCTATCACATCGAGAAAAATCCGCTGCCCTGGATGGATGCGATTCTAAACGGCGTGGAACACACCAATTTCTTTGAAAACCGCGCCACCGAATATTCCAAAGCCTCCACCGAAGGCAGCTGGGAAGAGGCTTTCGAGGATAAGGTTTTCCAAACCGCATAA
- a CDS encoding DUF2207 domain-containing protein codes for MSHHLLFSKKSLLPFLRAALALCAFAIMFGFPSAAYAKTKLPTERIHDFHSDIWVHPDSSITITENITVTAAGRKIRRGIYRDLPRSFRDAKGRRHILSFEIADVLRDGEPEYHHTTAISGYTRLYIGHKDKLISAGRHSYQITYRVRAALLHFQEFDELYWNITGTEWDFYIERASAKIHLPAGADILQHHSYTGYRSNKTGQDYMAKTVKNTLGVGATRILSPGEGLTIAVAWPKGYVVPPPAMEKFRMYLRANFWLALGGVLFVLLNVMYLTVWIRAGQDPEKGTIIPLFAPPENFSPVLAHHVAEMGMDLDTAFAAAVTNLAVKGFLRIEEIKKKKEYRLHLLKDDLHDLPFSERYLIRKLFLGKNKKTLHISKKYNKDFAEAMKGFAERIKREYENVYFITNEKCFTAGSLLSGLYIGAVMGAEQVNRPETFALIVAFVIINFMYNQLLEAPTMRGRKKMDHLEGFKLYMKVAEKDRLDFLHPPEMTPALFEKFLPYAIALGVENKWAANFKKAVPKEVYDSYNPRWYRGSGNFNASSMGSSLSGGLGTAVGGASGSSGGGSSGGGGGGGGGGGW; via the coding sequence TTGTCACATCATCTATTATTTTCAAAAAAATCCTTATTACCGTTCCTGCGCGCTGCGCTGGCGCTTTGCGCCTTTGCCATCATGTTTGGCTTTCCGTCTGCCGCCTATGCGAAAACCAAACTGCCGACCGAACGCATCCATGATTTCCACAGCGATATCTGGGTACATCCCGATAGCAGCATCACCATTACCGAAAACATTACCGTCACCGCCGCAGGACGGAAAATCAGGCGCGGCATTTACCGCGACCTGCCCCGCAGCTTTCGTGATGCCAAAGGGCGGCGGCATATATTGTCTTTTGAAATTGCCGATGTCCTGCGTGACGGAGAACCCGAATACCATCACACCACCGCCATCTCCGGCTATACCCGCCTTTATATCGGCCATAAGGACAAGCTGATTTCCGCGGGCAGACACAGTTATCAGATCACATACCGGGTCAGGGCGGCGCTGTTGCATTTTCAGGAATTTGACGAACTCTACTGGAATATCACCGGCACGGAATGGGATTTTTATATAGAGCGCGCCTCCGCAAAAATCCACCTCCCCGCCGGTGCCGATATCCTGCAGCATCATTCCTATACCGGATACCGCAGCAATAAGACGGGGCAGGATTATATGGCGAAGACCGTCAAAAACACGCTGGGCGTCGGCGCAACCCGAATCCTGTCCCCCGGTGAGGGGCTGACAATTGCCGTTGCCTGGCCGAAAGGTTACGTCGTCCCGCCGCCGGCAATGGAAAAATTCCGTATGTATCTGCGCGCCAATTTCTGGCTGGCACTGGGCGGTGTCTTGTTCGTGCTGCTGAATGTCATGTATCTGACGGTCTGGATCCGCGCGGGACAGGATCCGGAAAAAGGCACGATTATTCCGCTCTTCGCGCCGCCCGAGAATTTCTCGCCCGTGCTGGCGCATCATGTCGCGGAAATGGGGATGGATCTGGATACGGCTTTTGCCGCCGCCGTCACCAATCTGGCCGTCAAAGGCTTCTTAAGAATCGAAGAGATTAAAAAGAAAAAGGAATACCGCCTGCACTTGCTGAAAGACGATCTGCATGATCTGCCCTTCAGCGAACGTTATCTGATCCGCAAACTGTTTCTGGGGAAAAATAAGAAAACGCTGCATATCAGCAAAAAATACAATAAAGACTTCGCAGAAGCCATGAAGGGCTTTGCGGAAAGAATTAAACGCGAATACGAAAATGTCTATTTCATCACCAATGAAAAATGCTTTACCGCCGGCTCGCTGCTCTCCGGCCTTTATATCGGCGCCGTCATGGGGGCGGAACAGGTAAACCGCCCTGAAACCTTTGCGCTGATTGTCGCTTTTGTCATTATCAATTTCATGTATAACCAGCTGCTGGAAGCGCCGACCATGCGCGGGCGCAAAAAAATGGACCATCTGGAAGGGTTCAAGCTCTATATGAAAGTGGCGGAAAAAGACCGGCTTGATTTCCTGCATCCGCCGGAAATGACCCCTGCGCTGTTTGAAAAATTCCTGCCCTATGCCATCGCTCTGGGCGTGGAAAACAAATGGGCCGCCAATTTCAAAAAAGCCGTCCCGAAAGAGGTTTATGACAGCTACAATCCGCGCTGGTATCGCGGCAGCGGCAATTTTAACGCTTCATCCATGGGCAGCAGTCTGTCCGGCGGACTGGGGACGGCCGTCGGCGGCGCCAGCGGGTCTTCCGGCGGCGGGTCTTCCGGCGGCGGCGGCGGCGGCGGCGGTGGTGGCGGCTGGTAA
- a CDS encoding LemA family protein: protein MTVFWIVSAVIAAAAVYYFNRLVGQVQRVNEGWSGIDVQLKRRADLIPALVETVKGYAKHEEGLLTRVTELRAKAVAEQQDSDLTARNAAESGLSSSIGKLFAVIENYPELKADNNFRELQNSLVDIEDQLQFARRYYNGTVRDMNILANSFPGNIVAKLGKFGNAQFFEIDNPLEQYAPKVDLETDKKDA, encoded by the coding sequence ATGACGGTATTCTGGATTGTTTCGGCAGTTATTGCAGCGGCGGCGGTTTATTATTTCAACCGTCTGGTCGGACAAGTGCAACGCGTCAATGAGGGCTGGAGCGGTATCGACGTGCAGCTGAAACGCCGCGCCGATCTGATTCCGGCACTTGTGGAAACCGTCAAAGGCTACGCAAAACACGAGGAAGGCTTATTGACCCGCGTCACCGAACTCCGCGCAAAAGCCGTTGCCGAACAGCAGGACAGCGACCTCACAGCCCGCAATGCGGCGGAAAGCGGGTTATCCAGCTCCATCGGCAAGCTTTTCGCCGTCATCGAAAATTACCCCGAACTGAAAGCCGATAATAATTTCCGCGAATTGCAGAATTCTCTGGTGGATATAGAAGACCAGCTGCAATTCGCGCGGCGTTATTACAACGGCACAGTGCGCGATATGAATATTCTGGCCAATTCCTTCCCCGGCAATATCGTTGCCAAACTCGGAAAATTCGGCAATGCACAGTTTTTCGAAATCGACAACCCGCTGGAACAATATGCACCGAAAGTCGATCTGGAGACGGATAAAAAAGACGCATGA